gagagagagagagagagactgtgtgtgtgtgtgtgtgtgtgtgtgtgtgtgtgtgtgtgtgtgtgtgtgtgtgtgtgtgtgtgtgtgtgtgtgtgtgtgtgtgtgtgtgtgtgtgtgtgtgtgtgtgtgtgtgtgagagagagagagaggcagcagtataagcagagagaagagagagagagagagagagagagagagagagagagagagagagagagagagtgtgtgtgtgtgtgtgtgtgtgtgtgtgtgtgtgtgtgtgtgtgtgtgtgagtgagagtgaggCAGCAGtataagcagagagagagagagagagacagagagagagagagagagagactgtgtgtgtgtgtgtgtgtgtgtgtgtgtgtgtgtgtgtgtgtgtgtgtgtgtgtgtgtgtgtgtgtgtgtgtgtgtgtgagagtgaggcaACACTTCATTGAGGGGAAGAAGCGGTGCTAAATTATTTATGAGAACCCATCTTTTAATCAATGCTGCTGCTTCACAGAAACCCTCTCAGCTTTCAGAGTTCACCTGTGGTCTTTGCTGTAAtgtgctgctctctctgtctgtctgcagtgcagtgggaggtgggcagtgggtagtgggcagtgggcagtgggcagtgggcagtgggtagtgggcagtgggcagtgggtaGTGGGCAGTGGGTAGTGGGCAGTGGGTAGTGggcagtgggtagtgggtagtgggcagtgggcagtgggtagtgggcagtgggcagtgggcagtgggcagtgggcagtgggtaGTGGGCAGTGGGTAGTGGGCAGTGGGtagtgggcagtgggcagtgggcagtgggcagtgggtagtgggcagtgggcagtgggcagtgggtagtgggcagtgggcagtgggcagtgggcagtgggtagtgggcagtgggcagtgggcagtgggtagtgggcagtgggcagtgggcagtgggcagtgggcagtgggtagtgggcagtgggcagtgggcagtgggtagtgggcagtgggcagtgggcagtgggtagtgggcagtgggcagtgggcagtgggtagtgggcagtgggcagtgggcagtgggcagtgggtaGTGGGCAGTGGGCAGGCGCTAGTTTCATCCACAAAGCTGTTCTTGGAAGTGGCTTAGGGTGAGCAGTGGGGTGTTCGTGGCACAGAATTTTGGCAGGAATGGCAGCCCGCTTGGAAAGGCTTGGCAGAATGGAGCTTTGACATTACTCTGTCACTGATGACACTAGAGCTTTTCTCTCAGGGGCACCAGGTCTGTATGGCCACTGTGCGGTCTGGGTGGATTGGGTTTCATGTCATTGGGGTATCAACAAACCCCTCGTGGTTCGGTCACTTGATCTGTGGGTGCAGACCTGTCCCTAAATGGGACAACTGTGTGGTTACTGGACCAGTGACTGACAATCAGACACTGGACTATAAAGTCTACAGTTCAACCGTTACTGTCACGGTTGCACAGGGGATTATGATTAGGACCATAAACCTGAAAGgaatagagctggtatgtgtctggAGATAAAGTCGAGTTTTCCATTTTGAAAATCACATTGAGCCACTTAAGACAGCAGATTTTTTCAGTGTAATCTGCCAGCTCAAGATTTGTGTCCCTAGCCTCATCTTGATACATGACCAACAAACATGTTCATGAAACCGTATAAACAACATCGTTGCAGCCTGAGTGTACAACTGCAGATACTCTGGTCTTCAGAAAATGAAGAGAATGATGGAACAGCTGGGAAATAAAACTGAATTAAATTCCAGGGTTAATAAGATGATCTCTGACAGTACAATTCACTCAGCAGACAGTCTCTGCATTAGATAAACACTAACCTGATGTCATTCTCTACCCTGTCTGTATGTTGTCCTCAGAGATGACAGTACGGGGCCTGGTGTTGACCCTAAAGGTCATAAGTGAAAATAGCATATTGTCTCGGAGGCAATGTAACGTGATCAGTTGTCAGTATTTATGTCGGTCACAAGTGCTTAAAGATCTGCTTACCAGAGTCATTTCAAAAGGAGATTGCAGTATAAGCGCAGGTCAATTTGTCAATCTGTCGTGGTGGTTGTTTTGCCATGCCTCGAGGTAACTCTGCTAAGCAAATAAATGAGTATATGCTAATAGATCTAATATTAGCTAACACATTGTGCTAATAGTTCTCTGTTAATACTAGGTGAATATGCAAAGCAATGCTTTTAGCAGAGGGATGTCATGACAGTGAGGTGTTGTGATGACAAAGCAGATATGAGTTCTGAGTGGACAGAAATGCTGGAATTGGCAGCGATTTTTTGGGGAAGAATTAGCTCCACCTCCTACAATAACAAAACTCCAATCTAACGCTTCCTAAACTAAGTGTCTACATATCTGTACAGTGTTTATACTAAGCTGCTAcacctggtgtttttacagacaTGCCGAGACAATTCCCTAAGATCACGCTGAGCGAGGTGGATGAGGAGACACATCTGCTGGCTGAGAAGGTGTACGCGTCAGCgctgaaggaggaggacacaaaCGATGCGCTGTCCATGTTCACCGTCCCTGAGGACTGTCCCATCGGCCTGCACCAGGCCAAGGAGAGGGAGCTGCTCAAAGAGCTGGCAGAGCAGCATTCAGAAGAGAGTGCCAAGAGGTGAGTCTGGCCCTCGACAATACAGGACCTCATGGAATCGAACCTAGCTGATCAGTTAAGTACTGGAGTGTCGGGAATTCATAAGAACGTTTGGTTTCCAGGAAGAAGAGTTTCAAGATGATCCGTTCGCAGTCTGCGTCCTTGCAGGGTCTGCAGATCCCTGTGACTGCAGAGTGGGCCCGTTCTGTGGTGACCCCattcctctcaccctcctccaccTGCTCCTCACTTCCAGAGAACTGCCCCGAGTACCAGAGGGTCACCATCAGTGGAGACTACTGCGCTGGTGTAAGTTCTCCAAGCAGGTGGCATACAGTTCATACTCAACTCATACAGTATTTCACTGCATACTGGAAGAGTTGCAATGAAATGGGACAGTAATGATTGTGTTTTGCTTTacgtgtattgatgtgaatactgatgtgtatattgatgtgtacagTGTATATTTATGTTTTTGTTTCGTCTGTAAAAAAATAACTTGGACTCAGCAtgactccctgtcaaaataaaaGTTAGATAAACAATTTAAACAATAAAAGTGGTATTTTGGTATGACTTTAAATCCCCAGGTGGTTAACAATAATCTTGTGTGTAGAGAGTCCACAGGATGAAATGGAAAGCCATGTGATAAGACTAGTAATgacagctctctcctctccccagatcACAGTAGAGGACTATGAACAGGCAGCAAAAACCCTGATGAAAGCCCTGTTCATTagggagaagtactccagactGGCCTACCATCGCTTTCCCCGGACCGTTGCTCAGTTCCTCCGCAGCGCTGAGAACCAGACGTGGAAGGAAGAGGACGGGGTTCTACcaggtatacactgagtgtacaaaacattcagaacacattcctaatattgagttgcaccccccccctttgccctcagaacagcctcaattcgtcggggcatgggctccacaaggtgttgaaagtgttccacagggatgctggcccatgttgactccaataatTCCTACAGTTGTgacaagttggctagatgtccctTGGGTGGTGATGCACACAGGAAACTGAGTGTGAAAAACCAAGcatcgttgcagttcttgacacaaaccggtgcgcctgtcaCCTATGACCATACCCCGTTCATAGACACTTAaacattttgtcttgcccattcaccctcggaatggcacacatacacaatccatgtctcaattgtttcaaggcttaaaaatctttctttaactTATCTCCTtgccttcatctacattgattgaagtggatttaacaagtgacagcaataagggatcatagatttcacctggattcacctgttagtttatgtcatggaaagagcaggtgttcataatgttttgtacactcagtgtatactcaAACAGTGCCCATAAATTAACTATATGTCCATAATGTGTTCTTAACGTCCTGTACAAGTAGAGTCCATTGTATTAGAGTCTATGTCAGTCATACTGGTCTCCCCACAGATGTCTGCTCTTGCCCCAGGGAGGGGGAGGACCCGTACAACATTGAGAATATCCCAGACAACCTGAGCTATGAGCTGCAGACAAAAGATGGCATAGTGTATGTGTATGAGAACGCAGAGGCTCTAAGTCAGAACAGGCCCTGCAGCCTGCCCTACCCTGACCTGGAGACCTTTGCCATAGACCTCAGCCATGTGCTGGCCATGATCATTGATGGACCCACGTGAGTGACCACCACTTCCTGAACTCACCACTGTGTAATGGAGCTTTATTTTTGTCTCTGCATAACTAATGTGCTTTACAGGAAGACCTATTGTCACAGACGCCTGAACTTCCTGGGCTCAAAGTTCTACCTGCATGAAATGCTCAATGAGATGGCTGAGCTAAAGGAACTGAAGGGTGTTCCACACAGAGACTTCTACAATGTCAGAAAGGCAAGATTCCAACACTTGAATGTGAAAGCTACATTTATAATGTGAAGTGAAGTGAAAGTCCACCGTTTAGATCTGATGTGGCTACTTTCCCGGAGGCTTTGTGATAAAAAGCCACAATAAAACTGTGACGTCTCTCTTTCCCCAGGTGGACACACACATCCATGCAGCCGCCTGCATGTCCCAGAAGCACCTTCTGAACTTCATCCAGACCACCTACAAGACAGAGGCAGACCGTGTGGTGCTGGAGAAGGGCGGGCGGAAGCTGACCCTCAGAGAGGTGTTTGAACACCTCAACATGGACCCCTATGACCTCACTGTGGACTCCCTGGATGTACACGCTGTaagaccctccctctctctatctatttcGCCTGACATCATGCAATACCTTTACAAAGAAAAACAAATGAAAAAATCATGGGGATTAACATAGTTTTCAGACACGTGGGAAGTTCCACATCTTATTTTCCATGTATTTTTTCCTCGTGAAAATATATAACACTTTTACTCCACCATCGTTTCAGTAAAAAGCTACGGTTTGGgtctggagaaatgcaaccactctcaAATCCCTACACTACGCTATGGATGTAAGGACTGTCCATCCATGATACACTAcacgaccaaaagtatgtgaacacttgctcgtcgaacatctcattccaaaatcatgggcagtaatttggagttggtcctccctttgctgctataacagcctccactcttctgggaaggcttccactagatgttggaatattgaatcatctacaatgtcattgtatgctgtaccaTTAagctttcccttcactggaactaaggggcctagcccgaaccatgaaaaacagacccagaccattattcctcctccgccaaactttacagttggcactatgcattgaggcaggtagcattctcctggcatccgccaaacccagattcgtccaccGGACGGtggatggtgaagcgtgatccatcactccagagaactaatttccactgctccagagtccaatggcgacgaGCTATACACAACTCCAACCAACGCTttacattgcgcatggtgatcttaggcttgtgtgcggctgctctgtcatggaaatccatttcatgaagctcccaacgaacagttcttgtgctgacgttgttttcagaggcagtttggaactcggtagttgtaaccaaggacagacgaactctggagtgttgcaaccgaggacagacgatttttaagcactacgcacttcagcactcggcggtcatgaggcaaaatattttatattcttcaagaatcaattggtaaatatcattaatttataagtccaaaaatggatgtgaTCACTAAGGATTGCGGGTACAAGATATTAAGAACACCTACtccttccatgacatagactgaccaggtgaatccaggtgaaatctatgatcccttattgatgtcacttgttaaatccacttcaatcagtgtagatgaaggggaggagacaggttaaagaatcatttttaagccttgagacaattgagacattgattgtgtacagtatgtgtgctattcagagggtgaaagaGCAAGAGAAAATATTTAAgtgactttgaacggggtatggtcgtAGGTGCCAGGCGCTAGGCGGTTTGTTTCAAGAACTGctaggtttttcacactcaacagtgtcccgtgtgtatcaagactgatcaaccacccaaaggacatccagccgactgtgggaagcattggagtcaacattggccagatccctgtggaacacatgtagagtccatgctccaatgaattgaggctgttctgagggcaaaaaggggttgcaactcaatattaggatggtgttcttaatgttttgtacactcagtgtatgtcgcCATTTGAACGTGAACCATTAACATGCCCggaaaagagaaagaggaatCATTTTGTCCACTGCTCTGTGAATGTCCCGCATAATTTCTCCCTTCCATAATTCCATAGGTGGAAACATTGCTTCTGCAACATGCTAACAGAATAACATTATTTAAACCCCACGTGAACttgcaattccacatgtgaaaCTGCACAATTAATTTATTTGTCATTTTTATCATGTGGAAGTCTTCACATAGTgccttcggaaattattcagacccgtttacatttttcatattttgttacgttacagctttattctaaaatggattaaatcgttttttccctcatcaatctatacacaataccccataatgacaaaccaaaaacatggacttatgtaaatataaaatatcacatttacataagtattcagaccctttacttagtacattgttgaagcacctttggcaggaaTTACAgtattgagtcttcttgggtaagacactacaagcttggcacacctgtatttggggagtttctcccattcttttctgctgatcctctcaagctctgtcaggttggatggggaggacaacgaccctaagcacacagccaagacaacgcaggagtggcttcggggcaagtctATCCAGagttgttcgatcgggttcaagtctgggctctggctgggccattcaaggacattcagagacttgtcccgaagccactcctacgttgtcttggctgtgtgcttaggctcgttgtcctgttggaaggtgaacattcgccccagtctgaggtccagagcgctctggagcaggttttcatcaaggatctctctatactttgctccgttcaccttTCTTCAAGCCTGACTCGTCTACTAGACCCTGCcagtgaaaaacatccccacagcatgatgctgccaccaccatgcatcaccgtaGGTATTGGCCatgtgatgagcggtgcctggtttcctccagacgtgacgcttggcattcaggccaaatagttcaatcttggtttcatcagaccagagaattttgtttctcatggtctgagagtctttaagtgccttttggaaaactccaagcgggctgtcatgtgccttttactgaggagtggcttctgtctggccactctaccataaaggtctgattggtggagtgctgcagagatggttgtccttctggaaggttctcccatctccacagaggaactctagagctcgggttcttggtcacctccttaaCCAAGGCCTTTtgtcccccaattgctcagtttggctgggcggccagctcttggaagtcttggtggttccaaacttccatgtaagaatgatggaggccactgtgttcttggggaccttcaatgctgcagaaatgttttggtacccttcctcagaactgtgcctcgacacaatcctgcctcggagctctaaggacaattccttcgaccccatggcttggtttttgctctgacatgcactgtcaactgtgggaccttaaattgacaggtgtgtgcctttccaaatcatgtccaatcaattgaatttcccacaggtggactccaatcaagttgtagaaacatctcaaggatgatcaatggaaacaggatgcacctgagctcaactttgagtctcatagcaaaaggtctgaaaacgtatgtaaatattttttgtatttaaaaaaaaaaaaaaaaaaaaaaaaaactgtttttgctttgccattatggggtattctgtgtagattgttgagtttttttttctattttagttaatccattttagaataaggctgtaacgtaacgaaggcactgtatgaaaCTGCAAATGTGATTTTCACATGATTGAATTTCACACGTGAACTTGCATTTCCACATGAGAAAGTGAGCTTTTCACATGTGAatgtttttcacatgtgaaactgcaTATCCGATTTTCAACTGGAAATTTCACAAGTGAAACCGCAATTCACATGTGAGGTGAAAACATGTTACTCTCCTCACATATTACAAGGTGGTGTTGACTTGTGAACTCTTAATTGAATACATGTGAAAATATGGTTTACATGTGAAAATATGGTTTCAACATGTGAAAACAGGCATTGCTTGTTAGACATGTCTTTTTGTAAGAGTATATCATCCATACTGTACAGGAACAGCTGTTATGCCATAAAACACATATTTATTGTGTAACCATAGCTGTTCAGTTATATCTATAGCTAGAGACACATTTCAGTTTTGGAGATCTGTTAGCACCATCCATACGCTAATATtagatctgtgtgtgtgcctcaccCCACAGGGCAGACAAACCTTTCACAGATTCGATAAGTTCAACTCCAAGTACAACCCAGTGGGGGCCAGTGAACTCCGAGAAATCTACCTGAAAACAGACAACCTCATAGATGGAGAGTACTTTGCACGCATTATCAAGGTATAGTTCATTCATACAGAAAACATCCTGATTCTCTGAAATTGATAACACATGTTATGTTGCACAAGCTATTGTTATTTTGCAACAACAACATGTGCAGCAACACATTTGAGGATGTGTTACTCTGATGGATGGGAGGTGACAGAGACCCAGAATAATGGTCTTGTTTGGAGATGAGAGAACGTTCTACCACGCCTTGCCCTTGACAGGAAGTGTCCCATGACCTAGAGGAGAGTAAGTACCAGCATGCTGAGCCTCGTCTGTCCATCTACGGACGCTCTGCAGACGAATGGGACAGCCTCTCCAAGTGGTTCATCCAGCACAAAGTGCACTCTACCAACATGCAGTGGATCATCCAAGTCCCCAGGATCTAGTAAGTGCTGCTGCCTGAGTGACAGCTGAAGGCAAAGAGTTACATTTCACTTTCAACTGGAGAAGGTATGTAACATGGCTACTATAAACAATAATACTCTTTTTGTGAGATATTTGTCAGGCTTAAAAATCTTTCACTCATTTCAGTGATATTTTCAAGTCAAAGAAGTTGATCACTAACTTTGCCAAGATGTTGGAGAACATATTCCTTCCTCTGTTTGAGGCTACAGTCAATCCACAGAAGCATAAGGAGCTACATGTATTTCTCAAATATGTGAGTATAATTCATTTGGATTTTCCTGCAAAAACTATCCTGATAGTGTCAACCATTCACCATTCAACCCCTACTCTTCCTGTGCAGGTGACAGGCTTTGACAGTGTGGATGACGAGTCCAAGCACAGTGACCACATGTTCTCTTACAAGAGCCCCAAGCCTGAGCAGTGGACAGCAGATGAAAACCCTCCCTACAGCTACTACCTCTTCCACATGTACGCCAACATCATGGTGCTCAACAATCTGAGGAAGTACGTACCTGTTGATATCTGCCCCTCTCAGGCCTCTGGTAATGGACCCAAACCATTACATCTCATTCAAGAGAAACATAGACTTCCAACTGTCCTTCTGCTGATGCTGCTGAGGGGAAATGTAGGTGTTACACCCATTGTTCAGTTGCTATTATTCATTGAATTTACAGTAAGGCACTTCAGAATGTCCTGAGGGCAACCAAGGGGAGCAGAACAGGTGTCTGGTTGCAGTCATGCTACATTACTGCACAGTGTAATGCACCAAGGCATCTATAAAGAAATTCCCTATGATAATACAAAGGAATAGAATTACAGACTTGAATTACTGGCACATATGGTCAAGGAGCTCCTCCAAGGTCACTGAAGATGCTACTGTAGGTCCTACATAATGCACTTGTGTAGCTCTGTTTGTGTATgtgcaacgtgtgtgtgtgtgtgtgcgcgcgcgtgtgtgtgcgtgcgtgtgtgtgtgtgtgtgtgtgtgtgtgtgtgtgtgtgaatatgaccACTGAATATTCCCCTGGGTCTCTTCCAGAGAGCGAGGCTTAAGCACCTTCCAGTTCCGTCCACACTGCGGGGAGGCTGGATCCATCACCCACCTGGTCTCTGCTTTCCTCACCGCTGACAACATCTCCCACGGCCTCAACCTCAAGAAGGTCCTTTACTACTAGACTGAATCCTGCATCCTCTGTGCTCAACACACTCTAGCCTACACGCACTTATTTGCCATCAATGGACTAATATAATTCCTCAACACCCCAGCATGTTTGAATGGAGCACTCTCATGCTGATCTCCCATGTGATACAGTAGGTGCTACTCACATGAATAGTGGATGTCATGAGATGACCCTAAAGAAATGCAAAGCTATCTAATATTCTCACATGAAAGCACCCTGTATAAATGCAAGCCATTGTACTGTAATACAGTAACAGTGTTCCTGTTTGCTTCATTTTCCTGTCTTTCTGTGGACCTAACCAGCACACAGACAAGGAAAGGCCCTGTCTACAAGGCCTGCTCCATGCAAATACAGCCACTGAAAATAACCGAGCCAGCCACAGGGACAGGAGCTAGCTTTCAACTTTTGACACATTTTAACATCCACCGTGTCTGCTGATCAGTAAGCAGAGACTCTGTACGCTGAGCAGGTGACAGCgaggtgtgtgtgagtctgtgtgtatgtactgagtgtgtctgtctctctctgtcacagagCCCTGTCCTTCAGTACCTGTACTACCTGGCCCAGGTGCCCATTGCCATGTCTCCTCTGAGCAATAACAGCTTGTTCCTGGAATATTCCAAAAACCCTCTCAGGGAGTTCCTACACAAGGGGCTGTGCGTGTCTCTATCAACAGATGATCCTATGCAGTTCCACTATACCAAGGTAAACTgttggagaaaacagtagctcaAATCAGCTCCAGCTGAGTGTTCCATAGCTATATTGTAGGACAGTACCAGATGACAGTGTGTCCTGTCTGTAGGAGGCACTGATGGAGGAGTATGCCATCGCGGCCCAGCTGTGGAAGCTCAGCACCTGTGATGTGTGTGAGATTGCCAGGAACAGTGTGCTGCAGAGTGGCCTGTCTCACCAGGTAGAGCTCTGGGCACTGATATCTACACTTttagaaaaagggttccaaaagggctCTTCGCTGTCCTCACAGGTGAACcctttttgttccaggtagaatactctttggttccaggtagaaacccAAAAGTGTTCTAGGTAGAAACCCAAAAGTGTTCTACCAGGAACCAAAAAAGGtacttcaaagggttctcctatggtgaCAGCCAATGAACCCTTTTacattctagatagcaccttttttatAGTGTATAATAGCATGAATGCAAAATAACATTAAATATCCTTCCCCTGTCCCCCATCTAATTGCGTGGTTATACCTACGGAGCTGACATGATATACAATCtctggtaatactgtataactCATTTTGTGCAGGAGAAGAAGCACTTTATTGGGGCCAACTACTTGAAGGATGGACCTGAGGGGAACGACATTCGGCGGACCAATGTGGCTCAGATCCGCATGGCCTACCGCCACGAGACCCTGTGCAATGAGCTCAGATTCCTAGTGGATGCAGTGAAGACTGAAGCGGCCATTGGCACACAACCAGAGTGACCACAACAATATGGGACTCAATCCATGCATGTAAGCTCTCAACCATCACAACGATATCTCTTGCATTCATGGGAGAAAAAGCCCAATGGTTTGAATGGATAAGTGTGTCTCTTGTTTCTCTGGCTGCATGTGTGCTACTGTGAAAGCAGATAACAAGGGGTGCCATTGCAGTTAAAGAGATTCTCcagtacttttgtatactttttgcCAGTGGTTCTGAAAGTAGTGCTCaagagccaaaagtggtccccgaaAATGGTGTACtatgtcacatactgtatgtgcagatatgtgcaccatgccattgctctctctctctcgctctgctgtgaGTGCTTCATGTGCATCTTGCTAGTTGTCATAtggcgaggggctgaagctcattggttgaATTTGAATCCTCAGTGGCTGGCCCACATG
The Oncorhynchus nerka isolate Pitt River linkage group LG28, Oner_Uvic_2.0, whole genome shotgun sequence genome window above contains:
- the LOC115113629 gene encoding AMP deaminase 3-like; this encodes MAVNRPEDMPRQFPKITLSEVDEETHLLAEKVYASALKEEDTNDALSMFTVPEDCPIGLHQAKERELLKELAEQHSEESAKRKKSFKMIRSQSASLQGLQIPVTAEWARSVVTPFLSPSSTCSSLPENCPEYQRVTISGDYCAGITVEDYEQAAKTLMKALFIREKYSRLAYHRFPRTVAQFLRSAENQTWKEEDGVLPDVCSCPREGEDPYNIENIPDNLSYELQTKDGIVYVYENAEALSQNRPCSLPYPDLETFAIDLSHVLAMIIDGPTKTYCHRRLNFLGSKFYLHEMLNEMAELKELKGVPHRDFYNVRKVDTHIHAAACMSQKHLLNFIQTTYKTEADRVVLEKGGRKLTLREVFEHLNMDPYDLTVDSLDVHAGRQTFHRFDKFNSKYNPVGASELREIYLKTDNLIDGEYFARIIKEVSHDLEESKYQHAEPRLSIYGRSADEWDSLSKWFIQHKVHSTNMQWIIQVPRIYDIFKSKKLITNFAKMLENIFLPLFEATVNPQKHKELHVFLKYVTGFDSVDDESKHSDHMFSYKSPKPEQWTADENPPYSYYLFHMYANIMVLNNLRKERGLSTFQFRPHCGEAGSITHLVSAFLTADNISHGLNLKKSPVLQYLYYLAQVPIAMSPLSNNSLFLEYSKNPLREFLHKGLCVSLSTDDPMQFHYTKEALMEEYAIAAQLWKLSTCDVCEIARNSVLQSGLSHQEKKHFIGANYLKDGPEGNDIRRTNVAQIRMAYRHETLCNELRFLVDAVKTEAAIGTQPE